From Oreochromis niloticus isolate F11D_XX unplaced genomic scaffold, O_niloticus_UMD_NMBU tig00002260_pilon, whole genome shotgun sequence, the proteins below share one genomic window:
- the LOC109200508 gene encoding golgin subfamily A member 6-like protein 22 — protein sequence MSEGEEPKSQEVDPGALPWDEPEDPYLSSLPWDEQVELEEKRLEEMENENLLNREKIVLLMEENERQSAQLKKMSYLLQEKESIIEEKQWDIKDMEERNQELQGKLDEALEKIKEILQEKKQQDMRERQMHDQLEKMEIKYRVVKARDEKNQETNKEVLQEKRQQQIKQKRRGRELKNIKKQNDELQIKLDEALQINEAILEEKNQQDIKQRDMESQLQHMEGKDRMLQARLEKTMHKYDELLQEKKQQEMKQKELDCKLQNMEKNNEGLRVKLDEALQKNTEILEVKEQLVINQGDMQCQLQGMEGKYRALQAMHYETQNKYQELCQEKEQQDIKQNEEKLLLVQDFEKTKQKLQELGNKIKHTTAELEGEKEKVQKQEATAKELKERLKEEQAKLEEVEKICNKLKKQNTETVDELRSLILEKKVLVEKQLKKKKKCFRFFLRRATPASSSSTSVPA from the coding sequence ATGTCTGAAGGTGAAGAACCAAAAAGTCAAGAAGTTGACCCCGGCGCTCTTCCCTGGGATGAACCAGAAGACCCTtacctctcctctcttccttgGGATGAACAAGTAGAGTTAGAAGAAAAGCGCCTGGAAGAAATGGAGAATGAAAATCTTCTTAACAGAGAGAAGATTGTCTTATTGATGGAGGAAAATGAGAGACAGAGcgctcaattaaaaaaaatgtcctacCTGCTCCAAGAAAAGGAGAGTATTATTGAGGAAAAACAGTGGGATATCAAAGACATGGAGGAAAGGAACCAAGAGCTCCAAGGAAAGCTGGATGAAGCTCtagaaaaaattaaagaaatcctccaagagaagaaacaacaggacatgagagaaagacagatgcaCGATCAACTCGAAAAGATGGAGATCAAATACAGAGTGGTAAAAGCAAGGgatgaaaaaaatcaggaaacaaataaagaggttcttcaagagaaaaggcagcagcagatcaaacaaaAGCGAAGGGGCCGCGAGCTTAAGAACATCAAGAAACAAAATGACGAGCTGCAAAtaaagcttgatgaagctctgcaaaTAAATGAAGCGATCCTCGAAGAGAAAAACCAACAGGACATAAAGCAGCGAGACATGGAGAGCCAACTCCAACACATGGAGGGAAAAGACAGGATGCTGCAGGCAAGGCTTGAAAAAACAATGCACAAATATGACGAGTTGCTgcaagagaaaaagcaacaggagatgaaacaaaaagaattaGATTGCAAGCTTCagaacatggagaaaaacaatgaagGCTTGCGAGTAAAGCTCGATGAAgctttacaaaaaaatacagaaatcctTGAAGTGAAAGAACAACTGGTCATAAACCAGGGAGACATGCAGTGCCAGCTCCAAGGCATGGAAGGAAAATACAGAGCACTGCAGGCAATGCATTATGAAACACAGAACAAATATCAAGAGCTGTGTCAAGAGAAAGAACAACAGGACATAAAGCAGAACGAAGAAAAACTTCTTCTTGTCCAAGACTTTgagaagacaaagcaaaaactgcaagaacttggcaacaaaattaagcacacaacagctgaactggaaggagaaaaggagaaagtgcaaaaacaggaagcaaCAGCTAAAGAACTAAAAGAAAGGCTCAAAGAAGAACAAGCCAAAttagaagaagtggaaaaaatatgcaacaaacttaagaagcaaaatacagaaacagtggACGAGTTGAGATCCCTCATACTagagaagaaagtgcttgtggaaaagcaactcaagaagaagaaaaagtgcttCCGCTTCTTCCTCCGCAGGGCCACTCCTGcctcatcttcctccacctctgttccagcttaa